Proteins from one Deinococcus apachensis DSM 19763 genomic window:
- a CDS encoding DNA topoisomerase IB produces MTSRTEILQDEYLRREGNKPDEFRYFWPDGEEYTDEEGIARISALAVPPAYEGVYVSPDPDAELQAFGRDAAGRLQYRYHSDFVQAGALKKWQRLARFADALPTLRQATASDLRLSGLPRRKVLAVMTRLLHVAHFRVGSDAYMRAHKTYGLSTLRQRHVKLEGGAITFHFRGKHGIEQHKTVRDRTLATNVERLLELPGPWLFQSVDDGVRTRVRAPDLNAYLREVIGPFTAKDFRTWGGTLIAAEFLAEAGPPESERQARKTLVECVKYVAEDLGNTPAVTRGSYICPVIFDRYQEGKVLDDYEPRANRTEPELEGLTRAEAALKRMLESEKALRTPRTRRRQKQQVEAA; encoded by the coding sequence ATGACGAGCCGCACCGAAATTCTTCAGGACGAATACCTCCGCCGCGAGGGCAACAAGCCCGACGAGTTCCGCTACTTCTGGCCGGACGGGGAGGAGTACACCGACGAGGAGGGCATCGCCCGCATCTCGGCCCTCGCCGTGCCGCCCGCCTACGAGGGCGTGTACGTCTCACCCGACCCCGACGCGGAGCTTCAGGCCTTCGGGCGCGACGCCGCCGGGCGCCTCCAGTACCGCTACCACTCCGACTTCGTGCAGGCGGGGGCGCTGAAGAAGTGGCAGCGGCTGGCCCGATTTGCCGACGCCCTGCCCACCCTCCGACAGGCGACCGCCTCCGACCTGCGCCTCTCCGGCCTGCCCCGGCGCAAGGTCCTTGCCGTCATGACGAGGCTCCTTCACGTCGCCCACTTCCGGGTGGGCAGCGACGCCTACATGCGTGCCCACAAGACCTACGGCCTCTCCACCCTGCGGCAGCGGCACGTGAAGCTGGAAGGGGGCGCCATCACCTTCCACTTCCGGGGCAAGCACGGCATCGAGCAGCACAAGACGGTGCGGGACCGCACGCTCGCCACCAACGTGGAGCGGCTGCTCGAACTGCCCGGTCCCTGGCTTTTCCAGAGCGTGGACGACGGGGTTCGAACCCGTGTCCGTGCCCCCGATCTGAACGCCTATCTGCGCGAGGTCATCGGCCCCTTCACCGCCAAGGACTTCCGCACCTGGGGCGGCACCCTGATCGCCGCCGAATTCCTGGCCGAGGCCGGGCCGCCCGAGTCCGAGCGGCAGGCCCGCAAGACGCTGGTGGAATGCGTCAAGTACGTCGCCGAGGACCTGGGCAACACCCCCGCCGTCACCCGCGGCAGCTACATCTGCCCGGTGATCTTCGACCGCTACCAGGAGGGCAAGGTGCTGGACGACTACGAGCCCCGCGCCAACCGCACCGAGCCCGAGCTGGAGGGCCTGACCCGCGCCGAGGCGGCGCTCAAGCGGATGCTGGAAAGCGAGAAGGCGCTCAGGACGCCGAGGACGAGAAGGAGACAGAAACAGCAGGTGGAGGCGGCTTAG
- a CDS encoding VOC family protein, giving the protein MQITQSALSLNVPDLRASAEFLQRHFGFVPEMEYEGVASLTRGDAGFNLIFLQTGLSTFKPRHIAGSAGQGLLVVFVVDDIDAEYARLRAEGVPIVTPIETEPWGERYFQVSDPNGVILQLVQWVPAPEGSPWAGQAADG; this is encoded by the coding sequence ATGCAGATCACCCAGTCGGCCCTGTCGCTCAACGTGCCGGATCTCCGCGCCTCCGCCGAGTTCCTGCAACGGCACTTCGGCTTCGTGCCCGAGATGGAATATGAAGGCGTGGCGTCCCTGACCCGGGGGGACGCGGGATTCAACCTGATCTTCCTGCAAACGGGCCTGTCCACCTTCAAGCCGCGGCACATCGCCGGAAGCGCCGGGCAGGGGCTGCTCGTCGTCTTCGTGGTGGACGATATCGACGCCGAGTACGCGCGCTTGCGGGCCGAAGGGGTGCCCATCGTCACGCCCATCGAGACCGAGCCGTGGGGCGAGCGCTACTTCCAGGTTTCGGACCCCAACGGCGTGATCCTGCAACTGGTCCAGTGGGTCCCGGCACCGGAGGGCAGTCCCTGGGCTGGGCAGGCGGCGGACGGGTAG